The genomic window TGTATCGTCTTCTTACTACTTCTCGCATCGACTCATAATCATCTGGGCCTTGTACTGTTTTAATTTTATATTTTCGATATTCATTTTTTGCTGGTTTGCCATCAACAAAGACAATCATTGCTGATACCGCATCTGTACCATGAATATTTGAGTTATCGAACGCTTCAATTCGATGTGGTGTATATATATTTAGAGCTTTGCCGATGTTTTCAATAGCTACGATTGTTCGCTCCTCGTTACGTTCAATCATCGAAAACTTTTCCTTAAGAGCAATCTCAGCATTTTTAGCAGCTAATTCAACTAAGTCTTTTTTCTTTCCGCGTTTCGGTTGATGTGTATTTACGTCTAACAGTGCAGCAATTATATCTGCATCAACAGATGTCGGTACAAAAATTTCTTTCGGTTTAACGTGATTAGATTTCCCATAAAATTGGCCAATATATGTGAGAAACTCCTCTTCAGGCTCATTGTAAATTGAGAAAATAGATACATCCCGCTCAATTAGCTTCCCTTGTCGTACAAAGAATACCTGCACACACATCCAGCCTTTGTCTACAGAATACCCAAATACATCTCGGTCAACAAAGTCGGTTAGCGCCATCTTTTGTTTCTCCATTGTAGCTTCTATGTGAGCAATTTTGTCTCGATATTCCTTTGCTCTCTCAAAATCTAAGTCTTCTGACGCTTTGTACATTTTTTCTGTTAGCTCATGCTTTATTTCTTTATACCCACCATTTAAGAATCTAGCAATATCTTCAACGATTTGTTGGTTAGTTTCATCGCTCACGTTTTTTACGCAAGGTGCCAAGCACTGCCCCATATGATAGTACAAACAAACTCGGTCTGGTAAAGTCGAGCATTTACGCAGAGGGTAAATTCGATCTAGAAGCTTTTTCGTTTCATTTGCTGCTTGTACATTAGGATATGGACCAAAATACTTCCCCTTATCCTTTTTCACTTGACGTGTAATAAGAAGTCTAGGCTGTTTGTCCGCGGTAATTTTTATATATGGATAACTTTTATCATCCTTTAGCATCACGTTGTACTTTGGATCATACTTCTTAATTAAGTTAAGCTCAAGAATTAGAGCCTCCATGTTTGACGATGTTACAATATATTCAAAGTCTACAATTTCATTAACGAGACGCATTGTTTTTATATCATGTGAACCTGTGAAGTAAGAACGTACACGGTTTTTAAGAATTTTAGCTTTTCCTACATAAATGACAGTACCTTGTCTATCTTTCATTAAATAACAACCAGGCTGATCGGGTAACAAAGCCAATTTCTCTTTTATAGTTGTCATTCGGCCACCCCTCTCCATTTATATAACTCGTCACGACCATATACGGGGCCTTTTAGTTCACTATATCGTAAGCTCTTTACTTTGGTAAATGAAGCTATATTAACACCTTGTGCTTTAAATCCTAGTCATATCTTATTTGTAACATATATTGTAGCATGCTTGTATGCTTTTTGTTCATGTAAAAAGTTGTCATAAGAACGTAGTTTTTAATTTAGAAAGCTCACGTCTTTATACTGTATAATACGCTTCTCTCATATAAAAACTACAATGTGTTTTGGCTGCGTCTGAAAGGTAGTTTACAAATTGGTGTATGTAGCTGTAAGTGATTCGCTATGAACAGCGGACTATTTTTGCATATAAAAAAGCTTATAGGATTACCTACAAGCTTTGTTCACAGATTAAAATTATACATGTTTAGCTAAAACATTAGCTAGAGCTTCTTTCGGTTGGAAGCCAACAACTTTGTCAACAACTTCACCGTCTTTGAAAACAAGTAAAGTCGGAATGCTCATCACTTGATATTTACCAGCTGTCTCTTGATTCTCATCAACATCTAACTTAACGATTTTCACTTTATCTCCCATTTCACTATCAAGCTCTTCTAGAACAGGAGCAATCATTTTACAAGGTCCACACCAAGGTGCCCAAAAATCTGCTAACACAACTCCTGAAGAAGTTTCATTTGTAAAGGTTTGATCTGTTACATTTGTAATTGCCATTGTAATTCCTCCTAAAAGTAAAACTAATCTCAATACTAACGCAAGTATATCACTTAACAAAATGAGATGCCATTTTTATGCTTCAAAAGTAATGTTACCCAAAACCACTACAACCATACTCATTTTAGCTTTCCCTATTATAATTTAATTGACAATCTGTTGCATGTTTTGTTTGCTATTCATTTAGAAAATTAGCTCCGTTAAACTTCAATGTGGATTTTCATTCCACTTCTTTCCGCGGGTGTTCGCTACAATCAAAAAATAATTAAAAATCTTTAACAAAGACATCCATGATAATGAAAATTCACACCATTGAAAATGAAAAATGTAACTTATAGCTAAGTAAGAATGAGCGGACATCCACGACACTCCTGCGGAGAAACAATCAAACAAAATCCCACACGGTGAAAACCGATGAGGTTTGGCTGATTGCCCGAGGAAAGGGAGTGAATGGGAGTGAATCGAAAATCAATAAAAGTTATTTACAGGGTAGCCAAAAAATTAAAACACCTCAACTACAATGTCGAGGTGTTTGCTGATTAATATTTACGAATGAACCTTTAATTTTTTAAATTCCTCTGTTAAGAGTGGGACTACTTCAAATAAGTCACCAACAATACCGTAATCAGCCACTTTAAAGATGTTAGCTTCAGGATCTTTATTAATCGCAACAATAACTTTGGAATTTGACATACCGGCTAAATGCTGAATAGCGCCAGAAATACCGCAAGCAATATATAAATCAGGAGTTACTACTTTACCTGTTTGACCAATTTGCCATGAGTAGTCGCAATAATCAGCATCACACGCACCACGAGAAGCTCCTACAGCTCCCCCAAGAACGTCAGCAAGCTCTTTTAAAGGAGCAAAACCATCAGCGCTTTTCACACCACGTCCACCAGCAATAATAACCTTAGCTTCACTTAAATCAACGCCCTCTGTTGCTTTACGTAAAACTTCCTTCACAACAGTTCGTAAATCTTTAATATCCACTGCTAATGATGACACGTCACCAGAGCGGGAATCATCTTTATCAAGCATTGGGATATTGTTAGGACGTATAGTAACAAAGATTACTCCATCAGTAACAATTTTCTTTTCAAATGCTTTTCCTGAATAGATAGGGCGTGTGCAAACAACATTTCCACCGGCAACCTCTACAGCCGTTGCATCTGAAATAAGTCCTGATTCTAGTTTAGCAGCAATTTTTGCTGATAGGTCTTTTCCTAGTGATGTATGCCCAAATACAATGCCTTCTGGTTGTTCAGAATCTATAACAGCCATCGTAGCTTGCCCGAATCCATCTGGTGTATATGCTTGAAGCTTTTCATCTTCTACTGTAACGACGCGGTCAGCACCGTATGCTATCATATCATTTGCTAAACTAGCAACAGAATCTCCTAATAAAGCAGCAACAACTTCGCCACCTTCTGCTATAACTTTAGCCGCTGCAATCGCTTCGAACGACACGTTACGTAATACGCCATCTCTTGCTTCACCTAAAACAAGTACTTTTCTAGACATATCTAAACCCCCTGTGAACTAAGTTTTTAGCTTTATGAAAAAATCGTTCGCGTACTTTGTACCCCTTATACTACCTTTGCTTCAGAATGCAATAACGAAACAAGTTCTTTAACTTGATCTTCAATCTCACCTGACAACACTTTTCCAGCCTCTTTTGCTGGTGGCAAATAGAGTTCAATAGTTTTTGTTTTTTGCTCAACATCATCTTCATCTAAATCAAGGTCATCTAATTCTAACTCATCTAATGGTTTCTTCTTTGCTTTCATAATCCCTGGTAGAGATGGGTAACGAGGATCATTTAGTCCTTGTTGAGCAGTAACAAGAAGAGGTAGAGATGCTTCAATAATTTCAGAGTCTCCCTCTACATCACGAACAACCTTTACTGTTGAGCCATCAATCTCAAGTTTAGTTATAGTTGTAACATACGCAATATCAAGAAGTTCAGCAACTCTAGGCCCTACTTGCCCAGACCCACCATCAATTGCGACGTTACCTGCAATTATTAAGTCGACATCTTGCTCTTTTAAATATGTTGCCAAAATTGTTGCTGTTGTAAATTGGTCACTGTCATCAAGATCATCTTCTGTATTAATAAGCACAGCTTTATCTGCTCCCATAGCTAAAGCTGTACGTAACTCCTTCTCAGCCTCTTCACTTCCTACTGTTACAACAGTAACCTCACCACCGTGAGCATCACGTACTTGGATAGCTTCTTCAACTGCATACTCATCGTATGGATTGATAATAAACTCTGCGCCATCCTCTTGAATGCTACCGCCTTGAATGACAATCTTTTCTTCTGTATCAAATGTACGTTTTAATAACACATAAATGTTCATGCACCGAACCTCCTAATATTAGTTTGTCAACTTACTAGATTATATGGTTGTACAGCATAATGTATCCGTATTATTTACCTGTAAATGTTGGTTGGCGTTTTTCAATAAAAGCCATGACACCTTCCTTTGCATCACTTGAGGTAAAGATGTCACCAAATAGCTCAGCCTCGCGCTCCACACCATCATAATAAGACTGATGTTTAGCAAAGTTAACAAGCTCAATTACAGCTTCTGTAGTAAGCGGACTCTTTTTAGCCATTTTTTTAGCTATGGCAGTAACCTCTGAAACTAGAGTCTCTTCTGGGAATGCTTTTGTCGCGAGTCCCATTTGAACTGCCTCTATTCCACTAATGGGCTCACTTGTCAACATCATTTCTAGTGCTTTTGCAGTCCCCACATATTTTGTTAACCTCTGTGTACCTGCAAATCCGGGAATAATACCGAGTTGTAGTTCTGGTAAGCCTAACTTTGCATCTTCAGTAACATAGCGAATGTGACATGCCATCGCTAGTTCTAGTCCACCACCAAGTGCTGCACCATGAATAGTAGCAATAATCGGTTTAGGAAACGCTTCCACTTCTTCAAACAATTGCTGCCCTCGTTTGGATAAATTGGCATACGATTTAGCACCTTGTAAAGCTGTAAATTCTTTAATATCAGCACCTGCTGAGAAAAATTTCCCCTCGCCTCGTAACAAAACAACACGAACATCTTCACGCAACTTTAACTCGTCAAGTACATGCTGAAGCTCTAATAACACCCCTGATGCTAAAGCATTTGCTGGCGGACGTTGCAGTGTTACTGTAGCGACGTTTTCATCGACTGAAATTTGAAAAAATTCCAATGATACTCCCCCATCTCTTGTTTATTTACAGGTTGTAGAGCTAATTAGCTCTACAACCGTTAATAAGCAACTTATGAACACGTTCTGCAAGGTCTGTTAGACTGTATTTTTGCTCATTCATAACCCATGTTGTAACTGTTTCATCAATCGTACCAAATACAAGTTGTCTCGCTAGTCTAATGTCTAAATCTGGGTCAAACTCTCCGTTTTCTTTTCCTACCTGGAGAATTTGATCAACAATTCGTAAATACCCCTTTAGCACTTCATTAATTTTGTACCTAAGATCCTTTTGTGATTGTCTCAATTCTAATTGCGTTACAATTGCAAGGTGATGATCATCGGCAAGTAAAGCAAAATGTTTTTGCACTAATAACAATAACTTCTCTGTTGCTTTCTCTAATCCTGCTATTTCCCCCTCAATCTTTTCGACAAATGTACCCATTTTTTCCTGAAAAAGGGAAATCAGAATATCTTCCTTATTTTTAAAATATAAGTATATAGTGCCGTCTGCGACGCCTGCTTGTTTAGCAATCTTTGAAACTTGCGCCTGATGATATCCATTTTCAGCAATAACAATAACAGCAGCATCTATTATTTGTTTGTACTTTGGTCGATTTTTTTTCATATGGCATTCTCCTAACTCTCGCTGATGTGAAGTGAATTATCTCTTCACATCCTATACCAAATCGAGGGGAATGAAAAGCAGTCATAAGAGCTGTTCATTAAAAGTATTTAGTATTACACGAAAATGAATGACTATTCATTCATTTAAGCCTATGATAAAACAGTCCAAGAGATTCGTCAAGAATTAGTTACTACCGTTTACACATTTAAATCGCTATCGCCCAAAGCTTTTACTACCAAGGTTAAAGCTTTGAATTTGCTACTCTTAGCGCTTAACAAATAATATATAGTAAGAAACCTCAGATATTTTAACACATTAATAAAGGGCTAAGCGTAATTATATAGCTTAGCCCTTCCCAATTATTATAAAACTGAATCTAAAAACTCTTTTGTGCGTTGCTCTTTTGGCTGCTCAAAGATTTGATCCGGGTGACCAACCTCAACAATTTTTCCGTCGTGCATGTATACAACCCAGTCTGCTACTTCACGAGCAAATCCCATTTCATGTGTTACAACGACCATTGTCATTCCTTCTTCAGCTAGTTCCTTCATAGTGGATAATACTTCACCAACTAATTCTGGATCTAATGCTGATGTCGGCTCATCAAACAACATGATATCTGGCTTCATGGCTAACGATCGAGCAATAGCAACACGTTGTTTTTGTCCTCCTGATAATTTGGAAGGATACACATTCTCTTTATCTTCAAGTCCGACCTTTGCAAGTAATTCACGCGCCTCTTGCTTTGCTTTTGGTTTAGAGAGTTTTTTGACTTGTATAGGTGCTTCCATAACATTTTCAATTACAGTTTTATGTGGAAAAAGGTTAAAATGCTGAAACACCATACCGACTTTTTGTCGAATTTCGTTTAGATTATGTGTTTCTTTTTCAACTTCTTCTCCCTCAATTATGATCTTTCCACTATTTTTAATCTCTAAATAGTTAAGGCACCGAAGAAGTGTACTTTTTCCTGATCCACTCGCTCCAATTAAAACGACCACATCGCTTTCTTTTACGGTCATATCTATGTCCTTTAAAACATGTAAATCTCCGAACGATTTATTTAATTTTTCTACTGATATCATTATTTTCTCATTCACGATAGTATCCCCTCCTAGTCGCTAGCAGCAAGCTTCTTCTCTAATCGATTTACGATAATTGTTAAAATCAACACAAGTATTAAATACCAAACCGCCACAATAAGTAAGTTCGTCATATAATCGAAGGTTTGTGATCCAAGTGTCGTTGCAACACCAAATAATTCTGGCATACCGATGAAGGATGCTAGTGAGGAATCTTTCAAACCAATGATAAATTGGTTTCCTAGTGGAGGTAAGGCACGACGAAATGCCTGTGGTAAAACGATTCGTCTCATCGATAATGTACGACTCATCCCAAGTGAGCGACCTGCTTCCATTTGCCCACGGTCAATAGATTGAATAGCACCACGAAAAATCTCAGCAATGTAAGCACCGTTGTGGAATGCTAGCCCGAGAACAACAGCCCAAAACTGTGATATATGCAGTGTTGTTAAGCCGTAGTAAAAAATAAATATTTGCGCGATAAGTGGTGTTCCACGCACAATAAAGATGTACCCATCCGCTAACCACTCTAGAAAGCGAATTCGTGAAATCTTTAACAAAGCAAAAAACAACCCTATGAATATAGCAATTACAATAGATATAGCTGTTAATTGTAACGTAATTAGAGCACCATACCAAAAATAATCTGCAGATGCGATTAGTTGTTCAAAAAAATGTCCAAAACTCGGCAAGAAATCCCACTCCTTTTTTAAAAGCCTAGAGTTACTAATATCTATGTCACTCTAGGCTTAGCTAATTAAACAGAGAATGTGCGTTATATTTAACGCACATCCCGCAAAAAGTCTTTATTACTATTTTTCAGGGTCAGCTGTGATGTCTTCCCCAAAATATTTCACACTAATTGCTTTTAATGTGCCATCCTCACGAAGCTCTTGTAGAGCCTCGTTGACTTTATTTAATAGCTCTGTGTTGTCTTTCGCAATAGCAATTGCCTGTTCACTACGACCTAGCAGTTCGCGTCCCTCGATACTCATGCCAGCTCCGATTGCTTCTTTCCCAGTGATAAAATCAGTGATAACAGCATCATGTCTGCCCTTACTTAAAGCTTCAAGTGCCGTAACATCACTATCGTATTGAATTATGTTGTCTGTTACTTCAGCAGCTGTTTCCGCGTATGTAGAACCTTTTGAAACAGCGATTTCTAGACCTTCTAAATCAGCTAGCGTTTCAACTGAGCTATCGCCTCTTACAAAGATTTGTGGACCTGAATAATAGTACGGAGTAGAAAAGTCTACCTGCTCAAGTCGTTTATCAGTAATTGTGTGACTTGCAATAGCTGCGTCAAAGCGACCTGTTTTTACACCTTCAACAATTCCGGCAAATTTAAACTTCTTTTGCACTGGTTCAAGTCCAAGCTTTTCAGCGACAGCTTCTCCAACTTCAATATCAAAGCCTGACATAACACCTTTTGGATCTGTCACACTGAAAGGCTTAAATTCACCGGAAGCGGCAAAGGTAAACTTTCCATCTTCAACTAAGGTATAACCTGCAGCATCATTACTAGTATTCTCTGATGAACCACAGGCAGCTAGTACACCCGTTAGCATCACTGCTATAAGTATTCCTATAAACTTTTTCACGTCTAAAAACTCCCCCTCTTTTTATTCTTACCCTTATTATGTTAACAAGATTTTTTGGAGAGGTGCAAAACGCAAATAGTATGAAAATTTACGATATATGTATATTACATGTGATTATTATCACTAGAGACATAGTTTCCATACAAATACCTTCATTTCCTTTCATATCCTTTCAATTCTTCCTTTTTCAACATATACCGATAAAACTTTCACAAGCATAAACCTTTATTACACTAGCTTTTATTATTAATTATTCTTTGAAAAATTAGTTTTCTTATATATCAATAGTTTTAATCGTAAGAATAGTAGTTTTAGTTTGTTGTTAATCGCTAGATTATATAAGCCAACTAAAAACTCTCAGAATTAGACAAGTCGTCCGGGAGCAGCAAGTTCAGAAAAAGCGAAGAAGACAATGGTTCACAAGAAACGAACGGGGTTTTGAATGACGTAAGTAGTTACAGATCATTACAACAAAAAAAAGAAACAGATTTAATTGCTCTGTTTGTGTACTGCTTATTAATTACATTCACATAGCCCTTACACTCCCACACCTAAAGGAGATAGGCTTTCCTGTTTGAGAAGTTCTGCAAGAGATTGTTCATTCTTTTCACGTTCTATTCATCAGTCTTCCTTCTACATCTATATTCACTTTGTGTTGTATTTTTAAGGATATTTACTTAAAAATTACATAAGTTAGTAATGCAATAAATTGAAGAGAGGTTGTATTATGGCAATTGTAGAAGAGAAATTAAATGTTAACGGTATGGAGTGTCAAAGCTGCGTCAATAAAGTAGAGAAATCGTTATTGTCTGTTGACGGTGTACAACGTGCATTAGCGAGTCTAGACGATAACAAAGTACATATTGAGTATGACGATGGTACGACAAATCTGTCAACTATTCATGATGTAATTAAAAATGTTGGCTATGCTGTCGAATAGTTGAACATAGTGTGGCAATTAAACATGTTTTTCGTTATGACTAAATGGTTTCACTTTCCTTTTTATACTTACAGGGGTATAATAAAGAGTAGAAACAGATCTAAAGGAAGGTGAACAACATTGTTAAAAGTAACAGCAGCGGCCACATCTCAATTAAAAGAAGAGCTGGCACGTATGCAGGCACGTGTAGAGGATGTATTTATTCGTGTGTCACTCGCTGCCGGCTGAGGTGGCCCACAATTAAGAATGGCTCTGGAAGAGTCAGCATTAGATAATGACGAAATAACAGAAAAAGATGGATTACGCTTTTTGGTTAATGAGTACCAGAAAACATATTTTGAAAATATTGCGATTGATTATGAAAGCTCTTGGTTTGGTCGTGGATTTACACTCGTTTCCGCAGATGGTAACAAAATTAACGGAAATTGTTAAAAGGTAACAAGCAACAAAAACAACAGCATGGCAACTTGCCGTGCTGGTGTTTTTTATTTTATTTAAAATTCTTATACATCTTTAGAAGTTTTAATGTATTTTTTGTAATCTCGTTTTATATACCAAAACATCAACATCCCAAACAGCGTGCCTCCTAAAAGCATGACACCAAATATAGTAGGAAAGAACACAGATGGCTTATATCCATCCCCTAAGCCTAAGAATATTCCCATTGGGACGCCATAAAGTAAGATTCCATACACAAGCGTATAATGCCACATTCCCTTTTTAAGTGTTTTTGCTTGCTTTTCTCGTGCTTGCTCTATTGTTTTATTTTTATTTTTATAAATACTTGGTAAGCCACATATCATAACAACAAATATAACCCAAAAGTGTGCCTCAATTAGGCCTGTTACTAAAAAGATAAATAATAACGCTATCGCTATAACAAATACCCAAAACATTATATTCATCTGTTTTTTATATTGTTCAGTTGTTTGCATGGACACCACTCCTATTAGCTTCTACCCTTTATTAAGTAGATTAGGGGTTAATTCCCACTTTTTTAATACAGCCTTAATCTCAAAATATGGTACTCCCTCTGGTAGAGCTTCTTTCAATTCTTTTAGTTTAGTTGTGTTAAGCTGCTGTGCTAGTTCAATAATTAAAGGCTCATGCACGGGGTCAATTATTCTCGACCAGTCCAATTTGTAACCTTCTTCTGCTGCCCGTAAAATGTGGCTCTCAACTGTCGTAATAGCGCAGTCACGAATCTCAGCAATATCCCGTAAACTCTTTCCGTCTTCAAACAATTCAAATGATTCCAAGTAGCTAGGCTGATTATTTGTACTTCTTTGGCTTATAATTGATTCTACTGCTTGAGGCTGCTGTTTTTGCCTTTCTTGTCTTCCCTGATTCTTCATATAGTCGGCAATTACTTCTACAAATTCAACACCATAACGCTCCCATTTCGTTTGTGCCACACCTTTTACAGATAACATTCCTGTTTCATCAATAGGACACTTCGCAGACATGTCTCGCAAGGTGCTATCAGAAAATACGATATAAGGTGGAACCTTTTCACGGTCTGCAATCTCTTTACGAACAGCCCGAAGTAATTCAAATAGCTCATCATCTGTTGCAGCTTGTTTAACAATAACGGATTCTTTTTTAAACACATTTTGCTGTCCTTTTAAAACTGGTATAACAGACTCAGTTAACATGACAACCGGGTATTGACTTTGTGTTAACACGCAATAACCTTCTGCTACAAGAAAGTCAATCATATTTGTTATTTCTTGTTCCGTCCTATTTTTAAGTAAGCCATACGTTGATAACGAATTGAACCCCATTTGTAACACACGCTTTGATCGTGATCCTTTTAACACTTGAGCTACGAGTGTTTTCCCAAATTTCTCATCCATGCGCTTAATACAGGAGAAAATCATTTGCGCTTCCTTTGTTATATCAACCTTTTCACGAGTGTCGGTACAATTCAAGCACTTGCCACACGTCTTTTTCTCGTACTTCGCTCCAAAATATTCAACAATATAACGCTGTAAGCAAAGCTCAGTATGACAGTAATCAATCATACGTTGAAGCTTCTCGTATTCTGCCTGCTTATCTTCCAATGAGGATTGTTCAAGAAGAAACTTTTGCAATTGAATATCATACGGAGAAAACAAAAGTGTACATTCACTTTCCTCTCCGTCTCTCCCAGCACGACCCGCTTCTTGATAATATGACTCTATATTTTTAGGTAGACTATAGTGAAGTACATAGCGGACGTTTGATTTATCAATACCCATTCCAAAAGCATTAGTGGCCACCATCACATCAATCTCATCAAATAAGAATTGATCCTGTGCCTCACTTCGCTCTTGCTCTGACAAGCCTGCATGATACTTTCCTACTTTTATATCGTTTTTACGCAAATACTCAAACAGCTCGTCCACATCTTTACGTGTAGAAGCATAAATAATACCTGCATTAAGACTTTGGCTTTTCAAGTACTTCATAAGGTACTGTCGTTTGTCCTGTCCTTTGATTACTGAAAAGCGCAAATTATTTCGTTCAAAGCCTGTAACAATAGTGTTATCCTGAGGGATATGTAACTGTCCACAAATATCATCTATTACTTTTGGCGTAGCCGTTGCAGTCAATGCGATCACAATTGGTTTTTTTGGTAAATCTGTTATCATCTGATTTATATACCGATAGCTCGGCCGAAAGTCATGCCCCCACTGCGAAATACAGTGAGCCTCGTCAATCGCCACGATGGAAATAGGTATATCCTGTAATATTCTTCTAAACTGTTGAGACTCTATACGTTCTGGCGCCACATACACAATTTTATACATCCCAATTTGAATATCTTGCAATCTATGCTTCATTTCTTTAGCATCGAGACTACTGTTAATATAAGTCGCTGATATCCCTACTTGGTGTAAGCTATCAACCTGGTCTTTCATTAAAGAGATTAATGGAGAAATGACAATTGTAATGCCTTCAACAACAAGTGCTGGAATTTGATAACATATTGACTTCCCTCCACCTGTTGGAAGCACCCCCAATGTATCATGGTTATTTAATACTTTTTCAACGATTTGTTGTTGTCCAGGCCTGAAAGCTGTGTATCCAAAAAACTTTTTTAAAACTCTCTGTGCTTCTTGAAGCATAAATGAAATCACCTCTTTTGACATTGTAGCAAATAAAAGAGGGATGTTCTTCAATCTTCATAAAATATTTCTAGTTGTAAAAAATTTCACATTTAAACAGTGAAATATTAGTTAATTCGAAATATTTCCATTGAAAATGTTACAAATTTGTGAACTTTCTTGCTATACTCATAAGTAAGCGCTTACCAAAAAAAGGGGGACTTATAATGGATATTTTCGTTGCCTATATGATTCTAGCAAGTTTAACACCTATTATTCTTTGGAAAACTTACAAAAAAATATTGTGTATTTGCCAAATCCCATTTGTAATCTTAATGTGGCATTCATTTATGCTATATTCAAATGGCGCTAATTACTCACTGCTACTGTTGTATGCAAACATTGTATATAGTCATATAGCCATTGTTATAATTCTCTTACAGACATTTT from Bacillus sp. HMF5848 includes these protein-coding regions:
- a CDS encoding heavy-metal-associated domain-containing protein, which translates into the protein MAIVEEKLNVNGMECQSCVNKVEKSLLSVDGVQRALASLDDNKVHIEYDDGTTNLSTIHDVIKNVGYAVE
- the recQ gene encoding DNA helicase RecQ, which produces MLQEAQRVLKKFFGYTAFRPGQQQIVEKVLNNHDTLGVLPTGGGKSICYQIPALVVEGITIVISPLISLMKDQVDSLHQVGISATYINSSLDAKEMKHRLQDIQIGMYKIVYVAPERIESQQFRRILQDIPISIVAIDEAHCISQWGHDFRPSYRYINQMITDLPKKPIVIALTATATPKVIDDICGQLHIPQDNTIVTGFERNNLRFSVIKGQDKRQYLMKYLKSQSLNAGIIYASTRKDVDELFEYLRKNDIKVGKYHAGLSEQERSEAQDQFLFDEIDVMVATNAFGMGIDKSNVRYVLHYSLPKNIESYYQEAGRAGRDGEESECTLLFSPYDIQLQKFLLEQSSLEDKQAEYEKLQRMIDYCHTELCLQRYIVEYFGAKYEKKTCGKCLNCTDTREKVDITKEAQMIFSCIKRMDEKFGKTLVAQVLKGSRSKRVLQMGFNSLSTYGLLKNRTEQEITNMIDFLVAEGYCVLTQSQYPVVMLTESVIPVLKGQQNVFKKESVIVKQAATDDELFELLRAVRKEIADREKVPPYIVFSDSTLRDMSAKCPIDETGMLSVKGVAQTKWERYGVEFVEVIADYMKNQGRQERQKQQPQAVESIISQRSTNNQPSYLESFELFEDGKSLRDIAEIRDCAITTVESHILRAAEEGYKLDWSRIIDPVHEPLIIELAQQLNTTKLKELKEALPEGVPYFEIKAVLKKWELTPNLLNKG
- a CDS encoding spore morphogenesis/germination protein YwcE, which encodes MDIFVAYMILASLTPIILWKTYKKILCICQIPFVILMWHSFMLYSNGANYSLLLLYANIVYSHIAIVIILLQTFSNNTNTFIRVK